Proteins from one Sylvia atricapilla isolate bSylAtr1 chromosome 1, bSylAtr1.pri, whole genome shotgun sequence genomic window:
- the LOC136372543 gene encoding feather beta keratin-like: protein MACNNLCTPCGPTPLANSCNEPCALQCQDSRVIINPSPVLVTLPGPIMTSFPQSTAVGSTSSAAVGTELSAQGQPISGGFGGFGYGLGYGRGFGYGLGYGRGFGYGLGGLGCYGRRGGYIC from the coding sequence ATGGCCTGCAACAACCTCTGCACTCCCTGCGGACCCACcccgctggccaacagctgcaacgagccctgtgccctgcaatgcCAGGATTCCCGTGTCATCATCaacccttcccctgtgctggtcaccctgccaggacccatcatgacctccttcccccagagcaccGCCGTCGGATCCACCTCCTCGGCTGCCGTGGGCACTGaactcagtgcccagggacagcccatcTCTGGTGGATTTGGTGGCTTTGGCTACGGCCTTGGCTATGGCCGTGGATTTGGCTATGGCCTTGGCTATGGCCGTGGATTTGGCTACGGCCTGGGAGGCCTGGGCTGCTACGGCAGAAGGGGCGGCTACATCTGCTGA
- the LOC136375268 gene encoding feather beta keratin-like, with protein MACNNLCTPCGPTPLANSCNEPCALQCQDSRVIINPSPVLVTLPGPIMTSFPQSTAVGSTSSAAVGTELSVQGQPISGGFGGFGYGLGYGRGFGYGLGVGYGLGGLGCYGRRGGYIC; from the exons ATGGCCTGCAACAACCTCTGCACTCCCTGCGGACCCACcccgctggccaacagctgcaacgagccctgtgccctgcaatgcCAGGATTCCCGTGTCATCATCaacccttcccctgtgctggtcaccctgccaggacccatcatgacctccttcccccagagcaccGCCGTCGGATCCACCTCCTCGGCTGCCGTGGGCACTGAACTCAGTGTCCAGGGACAGCCCATCTCTGGGGGATTTGGTGGCTTTGGCTACGGCCTTGGCTATGGCCGTGGATTTGGCTACGGCCTGGGAG TTGGCTACGGCCTGGGAGGCCTGGGCTGCTACGGCAGAAGGGGCGGCTACATCTGCTGA